TCGTTAAGCCACAAAACCATTCAAGTAAAAGGAGAACGTTCTCTTTTAGAAGAATTAGAAGACCAAGGAATATATCCTCAAAGTGGATGCCGAATGGGGATTTGCCATACCTGCGTTTGTAAAAAAGCAGCTGGTTCTGTTACCGATTTAGCAAAAAACGAAGTTTCTGCGTTAGGTGAAGAGAATATTCAGATTTGTATCTCTCGTGCTGAATCAAATTTGGAATTAGAACTTTAGAACTGAGAACTCAGTAAAATAAAGATTGAAATAAACGAAATAATCATAGGAAAAAAACATGAGAACGATTAGTAAAAAATTAAACAAAGATGAAGTCGAAGCGTTTGGTAAAGAAGTAGATTCACTCCGAGAAGAAGTAATGTCAAAAGTTGGAAAGGAAGATGCAGATCATATCAGATTCATTTATAAGGTATATCGTTATACAGAAGTTTTAGGCAGGGGACTCATCCATTTTAGTTTTGAACCTATATCTTTTGTTGCTGGAACTTTGTTACTCGCTACATCCAAAATTATCAACAATATGGAACTTGGTCATAATGTGCTTCATGGACAATATGATTGGATGAACGATCCTCGTTTTAACTCAAGGACTTTCGAGTGGGATATTGTGTGCGATGCTCACCAGTGGAAGTTTTATCATAATTATATGCACCACACCTTTACGAATGTTTTGAACAAAGACCATGATTATGGTTATAATTTTACACGTTTGACTGAAGCACAAAAATGGAAACCTGTCCACTTAACACAACCTTTTACTAATCTGTTTCTTGCCATGAACTTTCAATGGGGCATTGGCGCACATGGTTATCGTGTAGAACATTTGGAAATTCCAAAAAAACAGAGAAATAAAAGATCTTTAAAAGATTTTAAGGCAGTATTCTTCAAAAAAATTGAACTACAGGTCGTAAAAGATTATATTTTGTTTCCGTTGCTCGCTGGTTTAAATTTCCCAAAAATCATTTTAGGGAATATGATTGCAAATCTGATCAGAAATCTCTGGACATATGCTGTGATCTTTTGTGGTCACTTTACTGAAAATGCAGAATCCTTTTCAACTGATGAAATTGCCGGTGAAACAAAAGCACAATGGTATTTAAGACAACTCAAAGGTTCGTCAAACCTGGATGGAAGTAAGTTGTTTTATACAATGACTGGTCACTTAAGTCATCAAATAGAACACCATATGTTTCCTGGTATGCCTGCGATACGGTATCGTGAAGTAGCACCTCGTTTGAAAGAAATTTGTGCTAAGTATGGTCAACACTACAATACGGGAAGTTTTCTAAAGCAGTTTGCTTCTGTTTGGAAACGGATCATTGCTTACTCTTTTCCAGATTCCATTGCCGGAAAATTAATGGGAAATCGAAAAGTATATTTGGAACCAAAAGGTATGGTGTCACAACCCAGTTTCCAGATATCCCTTCCTACAGAAGAGAAATCCGTTACTCTCACTTAACCTGAACAATTTTGGATTTCCCACTGGCGCATTGTGGGGAGTCCATCCCTTTCCTTTCTTTCGGGTCCTCAAAATCGAGGACCCTTTTTTTTATCTTTCAGTAAGTTTGATTTTGTTTGCTGAAAGAATTGCCAAACTATCAACATGGAACGCTTTGCACCAGGTTGTGCGTAAATCTTTTCGTTTCAAAGATTTGTTTTTCGCTCTTTCCATTAAGTATCCAACCACCACTCTTGCAGCTGATTCGACGACTTCAAAACTAAAAGTTTCCTTGGTTTCTTGGTTTTCAATTGATTTGAATGTTTCTACGATTGATTCAAAAAGAGTTCGTATTTCTTTGAGTTTTGGATTTGATTCTGAACCTTTTGCGAGATGATCTAAGTAGGTACGAAAAGTACCTGTTGCACTCATCCCTGAAGTGATTCCTCCAATGGCTGCGTTGACTTGGATTTGT
This genomic stretch from Leptospira meyeri harbors:
- a CDS encoding fatty acid desaturase family protein yields the protein MRTISKKLNKDEVEAFGKEVDSLREEVMSKVGKEDADHIRFIYKVYRYTEVLGRGLIHFSFEPISFVAGTLLLATSKIINNMELGHNVLHGQYDWMNDPRFNSRTFEWDIVCDAHQWKFYHNYMHHTFTNVLNKDHDYGYNFTRLTEAQKWKPVHLTQPFTNLFLAMNFQWGIGAHGYRVEHLEIPKKQRNKRSLKDFKAVFFKKIELQVVKDYILFPLLAGLNFPKIILGNMIANLIRNLWTYAVIFCGHFTENAESFSTDEIAGETKAQWYLRQLKGSSNLDGSKLFYTMTGHLSHQIEHHMFPGMPAIRYREVAPRLKEICAKYGQHYNTGSFLKQFASVWKRIIAYSFPDSIAGKLMGNRKVYLEPKGMVSQPSFQISLPTEEKSVTLT